In one Plasmodium vivax chromosome 4, whole genome shotgun sequence genomic region, the following are encoded:
- a CDS encoding prenyl transferase, putative (encoded by transcript PVX_003575A) yields the protein MILLSRKKNIKGFLNYCKTKCLNSLLTNKNDDPLKDVLPWKRNGFLLDQGKGSNLFVELVKASLLKLTGKYIRNKISSDINKITFDTSGSSNTKYSENVYKEILLCMNVLEYQDEQVEKELTSLHDYFKNIKGGIDPYVLCENKIKNIDDHIYNIIKTDYNNLDEFITYIYLYQGKKFRVILSILLKNILSYVDNVSSKNNFKFRNIQRNYSKSVKIAKSANNIISKKKLAIMNSANNNIYEKKIGENQYKIIAASEIIHMGSLLHDDVIDDSNNRRGAPALHKKYGNKISILSGDFLLARASSVFAGTGCPQICRRFAYVVESLIKGELLQTNLKFNNIEDALKTYFIKTYHKTASLFSHLFACIAILSFKNEKVIELCFNLGLHIGMAFQLYDDYLDYKPDKNTNKPILNDLNNSIKTAPFLFSYNYNPDAVLSLINKKTLSDTDISNILLYIHRTNSLKKNELCSLLHIKRAADILVSIISYCRTAKNAEKATSQKNDINQSREALINLILNILSRSAK from the coding sequence ATGATCCTCCtcagcaggaaaaaaaacatcaagGGGTTCCTGAACTACTGCAAAACAAAATGCCTCAACTCGCTACTAACCAATAAGAACGATGACCCACTTAAGGACGTCCTTCCGTGGAAAAGGAATGGCTTCCTTTTGGACCAGGGAAAAGGCTCAAACCTCTTCGTGGAACTCGTAAAAGCGTCTCTCCTAAAACTAACGGGGAAATacataagaaataaaatatcatcggatattaacaaaataacatttGACACATCCGGAAGTAGCAACACAAAATACTCAGAAAATGTgtataaagaaattttacTTTGCATGAATGTGCTGGAGTACCAAGACGAGCAGGTAGAAAAAGAGTTAACGTCCCTACACGattattttaagaatataaaaGGTGGGATCGATCCATATGTActttgtgaaaataaaataaaaaatatcgatGATCATATTTACAACATCATCAAAACGGACTATAACAATCTGGACgaatttattacatatatatacctctaccaagggaaaaaatttcgagTCATTTTAAGCATTCTGTTGAAGAACATACTATCCTACGTGGACAATGtgtcttcaaaaaataattttaaatttcgaAACATCCAACGGAATTATTCCAAATCTGTGAAAATTGCCAAATCGGCAAACAACattatttccaaaaaaaaactagccATTATGAACTCtgcaaataataatatttatgaaaaaaaaattggggaaaatcAGTACAAAATTATTGCCGCGTCAGAAATTATTCACATGGGGTCTCTCCTACATGATGATGTAATTGATGACTCAAATAACAGAAGGGGAGCTCCTgcattacataaaaaatatggaaataaaatatctaTACTATCTGGAGATTTCCTCCTCGCGCGCGCCAGTTCGGTCTTCGCAGGCACTGGGTGCCCACAAATATGCAGACGATTTGCGTACGTGGTGGAGAGCTTAATAAAAGGGGAATTACTACAAACGAATTTGAAGTTTAATAACATTGAAGATGCGTTGAAAACGTATTTTATTAAGACGTATCATAAGACCGCTTCTCTCTTTTCCCACCTGTTTGCCTGCATAGCAATACTCTctttcaaaaatgaaaaggtaatTGAACTTTGCTTTAATTTGGGACTCCACATAGGCATGGCATTTCAGCTATATGATGATTATTTGGATTACAAGCCAGATAAGAATACCAACAAACCGATTCTCAACGATTTAAACAACAGCATAAAAACAGCCCCCTTTCTATTTAGCTACAACTACAACCCAGATGCTGTGCTCTCcctaataaataaaaagaccCTCTCGGACACAGACATTAGCAACATCCTACTTTACATTCATAGAACAAATAGtctcaaaaaaaacgaactcTGTTCTTTGCTACACATCAAGAGGGCAGCAGACATTTTGGTCTCCATAATCTCCTACTGCAGGACGGCCAAAAATGCCGAAAAGGCGActtcgcaaaaaaatgacatcaaCCAGAGTAGGGAAGCCCTCATCAACTTAATTCTGAACATACTGTCGCGCAGTGCCAAGTGA
- a CDS encoding hypothetical protein, conserved (encoded by transcript PVX_003570A), with amino-acid sequence MFYLYNKFTSASTRSHEEKKDNIVDAAKNATARAAENVTKGRSNERDKKEEEDDLFWALEENERHDKGEEKESDVFLADEKISARCFASEISKPGGDTWWDGNPTWGAVAPLEVEAGTHLGHPSEHQQNGSKTDQTKENAQQGGPPCEEFDENGDEFFKIDQDNFSSFTFAVSCAAEWKGEKESLEHSNDEAKIKDSANGQQMENPFSDGYPFYGSSDHVKINQSLPPRAPLESGNLDQTVEGCPPREEVAAFEEFISNENLTRYFNKGEECEEENEEGIKFEAKVCTHIQERDKNEKCIFKEESVLHTLLEGGPIAIDGEGECPLGIVADGGVSCERGSGGESRNTVSCSRGDGEGVEVGFHNGAEMDFQNGAEEDNSNEPPMFKPVMPDDEESEWNFFQGVHFPQEWQSATHEGAHSGERSDGRSGDCSDGRSGERSGGRSGDCSDARNGDCSDTRNGDSNHWPLDIPICPQSSEDKFEVNFCSNEFPGVANTNGQEEEGRDTCFDNKRLEKVSEELEETPNGNLPIENASHVDSEREEVPPKVEGQNGREIRSENLFDEEQTCAVEQSGVAEKWDEEKLIQISTFQGRSFEMDNAKKPFDVFFFPDDAEDEVASISEKHRRETFFFENEEKVEAVSVERSNDGKAASVGEEVLLAEEAEGGGEDDFSLFQSEELVRVVEAENEGGASLLENKQTMEVVVDAVNMVDMVNLLDVVEGDGGASAKERSFFDRKETYETEEVAEESKGETPLNVYSFETVDLKSENPNELAKNSTCIKLEELTGGKEVGEILCEMGEDAEGIAVQREEQGEEEKGAKGDEPNIEDTNESKGDSHFSGKEVEEMETVEVVGQTKKKFYPHQGEEDSGNDHELDEHSKCLEEDPGDDAKHMLGENLIKEDGEELNSVLFPNISNEQFVREKDNGTENKLEGLLSVPTNMMQKGNFFFEEHEREMLPTPSRDTNPVRANDVEEKNKWEEGSQRECVETVEKSPNYAHLWNEFYEKEADQSVDWHEQMIKQNGTDAKLRLADQENFEANLNDKREKKKKKKIKKSRMLCEKPFEYHSGSLKYLKALKELPPLDFLKCKDLRPFLRLFNIVLKAVRMFRFNEDYMYVLAGDETGCVYVKLEVKHEKFCQEDETFMLANCCASVEGGHVFLEINEYGDIFSLKYNPIGTVNKSVNFSDSKFVSLSACGI; translated from the exons ATGTTTTACTTGTACAATAAATTCACTTCCGCATCGACGAGAAGtcatgaggaaaaaaaggacaacaTCGTAGATGCCGCGAAAAATGCAACTGCTCGAGCTGCTGAGAATGTCaccaaggggagaagcaacgAGAGGGAcaagaaggaagaggaggacgatTTGTTTTGGGCGCTCGAGGAAAATGAACGGCATGacaaaggagaggaaaaggaaagcgaCGTTTTCCTAGCAGATGAGAAAATAAGCGCAAGATGTTTTGCTTCGGAGATTAGCAAACCGGGGGGAGACACTTGGTGGGATGGCAACCCCACTTGGGGAGCGGTGGCTCCCCTGGAGGTCGAAGCTGGCACACACTTGGGTCATCCGAGTGAGCATCAGCAGAATGGCTCCAAAACTGATCAGACAAAGGAGAATGCCCAACAGGGAGGTCCCCCGTGTGAAGAATTTGACGAAAACGGTGACgagtttttcaaaatagacCAAGAcaatttttcctccttcacgtTTGCAGTTAGTTGTGCTGCTGAatggaagggggaaaaggaaagctTGGAACACTCGAACGATGaagcgaaaataaaagattCCGCGAATGGACAGCAGATGGAAAACCCTTTTTCGGATGGTTATCCGTTTTATGGTAGCTCCGATCATGTGAAGATAAATCAATCCTTACCCCCCAGGGCTCCACTGGAAAGTGGGAATTTAGACCAAACAGTGGAGGGATGTCCACCTAGGGAGGAAGTGGCCGCGTTTGAGGAATTTATATCGAACGAAAATTTGACAAGGTATTTTAATAAGGGGGAAGAAtgcgaagaggaaaatgagGAAGGCATAAAATTTGAGGCCAAAGTTTGCACGCACATCCAAGAGAGggataaaaatgagaaatgcatttttaaagaagaaTCTGTGTTGCATACACTGTTGGAGGGGGGACCTATTGCTATTGATGGGGAAGGGGAATGCCCATTGGGGATAGTTGCAGACGGTGGGGTGTCATGTGAGAGGGGGTCCGGGGGAGAGAGCCGCAACACGGTGAGTTGTAGTAGAGGGGATGGCGAAGGGGTAGAAGTGGGCTTCCATAATGGGGCAGAAATGGActtccaaaatggggcaGAAGAGGACAACTCCAATGAGCCTCCCATGTTCAAGCCCGTAATGCCCGATGACGAAGAATCCGAgtggaattttttccaagGTGTGCACTTCCCCCAAGAGTGGCAGAGTGCTACCCATGAAGGTGCACACAGTGGTGAGCGTAGCGATGGACGAAGTGGTGACTGTAGTGATGGACGAAGTGGTGAGCGTAGCGGTGGACGAAGTGGTGACTGTAGTGATGCCCGCAATGGTGACTGTAGTGATACCCGCAATGGTGATAGCAACCATTGGCCGTTGGACATCCCCATTTGCCCCCAAAGTAGCGAAGACAAATTCGAAGTCAATTTCTGTTCGAATGAATTCCCCGGGGTAGCTAATACCAATGGGCAAGAAGAGGAAGGTAGGGACACCTGCTTTGATAATAAAAGGCTAGAAAAGGTAAGCGAAGAATTGGAAGAAACCCCAAATGGGAACCTCCCAATTGAAAATGCTTCTCACGTGGATAGCGAAAGGGAGGAGGTACCACCAAAGGTGGAAGGTCAAAATGGTAGAGAAATTCGAAGCGAAAACCTGTTTGATGAAGAGCAAACTTGTGCAGTAGAACAAAGTGGTGTAGCCGAAAAGTGGGACGAAGAAAAATTGATACAGATAAGTACCTTCCAAGGGAGAAGCTTCGAAATGgataatgcaaaaaaaccgtttgatgtttttttcttccctgaCGATGCAGAGGATGAAGTTGCTTCCATTTCGGAGAAGCATAGAagggaaacatttttttttgaaaatgaggaaaaggTAGAAGCGGTGAGCGTAGAAAGGAGCAACGATGGGAAAGCTGCATCTGTGGGTGAGGAGGTGCTTCTTGCAGAGGAGGCTGAGGGGGGAGGTGAGGATgatttttcgcttttccaAAGTGAGGAATTGGTGAGAGTTGTGGAAGCGGAAAATGAGGGGGGCGCATCCCTCCTTGAAAATAAGCAAACGATGGAAGTGGTTGTAGATGCGGTGAATATGGTAGACATGGTGAATCTGCTAGACGTGGTGGAAGGCGACGGAGGGGCAAGCGCAAAGGAGAGGAGTTTCTTCGATAGAAAAGAAACCTACGAGACAGAAGAAGTCGCGGAAGAAAGCAAGGGGGAAACGCCGCTTAATGTTTATTCATTCGAAACGGTAGATTTGAAAAGTGAAAACCCCAACGAATTGGCCAAAAATAGCACATGCATAAAGTTGGAGGAGTTAACTGGAGGGAAGGAGGTAGGAGAAATTTTATGCGAAATGGGAGAAGACGCAGAGGGAATTGCAGTGCAAAGGGAGGAgcaaggggaggaagagaaaggCGCCAAAGGGGACGAACCTAACATCGAAGACACGAATGAATCGAAGGGAGACAGCCATTTTAGCGgcaaagaagtggaagaaatgGAGACAGTCGAAGTGGTTGGtcaaactaaaaaaaagttttacccccaccaaggggaagaagattCAGGCAATGATCACGAATTAGATGAGCATAGCAAATGTTTAGAAGAGGACCCAGGTGATGATGCAAAACATATGTTGGGAGAGAATCTCATAAAGGAGGATGGTGAAGAATTGAATTCCGTTCTTTTTCCGAACATTTCAAATGAGCAATTTGTTCGGGAAAAAGATAATGGGACGGAAAATAAATTAGAGGGCTTATTAAGTGTGCCCACAAATATgatgcaaaaagggaattttttttttgaggaacATGAAAGGGAGATGCTCCCCACCCCCAGTAGAGACACTAACCCCGTTCGTGCCAACGAtgtagaggaaaaaaacaaatgggaggAAGGTAGCCAAAGAGAGTGCGTCGAAACGGTTGAGAAGTCCCCAAACTATGCGCACTTATGGAATGAATTTtacgaaaaggaagcagaTCAATCGGTGGACTGGCATGAACAGATGATCAAGCAGAATGGGACGGATGCGAAGCTACGGTTAGCAGATCAGGAAAATTTCGAAGCTAATTTGAATgataaaagggagaagaagaaaaaaaaaaaaattaaaaaatcccGCATGTTATGTGAAAAACCGTTTGAATACCATTCGGGCAGTTTGAAATATTTGAAGGCCTTAAAGGAGCTACCACCGCTAGACTTTTTAAAGTGCAAAGATTTGAGACCatttttgcgcctttttaACATTGTTCTGAAGGCAGTGCGTATGTTTCGCTTCAACG AGGATTACATGTACGTGTTGGCGGGAGACGAAACCGGGTGCGTTTACGTCAAGCTGGAGGTGAAGCACGAGAAGTTCTGCCAG GAGGACGAAACCTTCATGCTGGCGAATTGCTGTGCATCTGTTGAAGGCGGTCATGTCTTTTTAGAAATTAACGAGTACGGGGATATTTTCTCGTTGAAGTATAACCCCATAGGGACTGTGAACAAGAGCGTAAATTTTTCAGACTCGAAATTTGTTTCGCTATCGGCGTGCGGAATTTAA
- a CDS encoding early transcribed membrane protein (ETRAMP) (encoded by transcript PVX_003565A), producing MKITKVLYLFAALLAVNFIAPSFYNNVVAGKKVAAGYKKLTDAERKKRNQKIMMISSIASGIAVLLGTALGLGLHYKNKQDNKKGTPNTKKEPLLGGLNQKQPTKGSNIQ from the coding sequence atgaaaattaccAAAGTATTATACCTCTTCGCTGCTTTGTTAGCAGTCAACTTCATTGCTCCAAGCTTCTACAATAATGTTGTAGCAGGAAAGAAAGTTGCCGCcggttacaaaaaattaaccgacgctgaaagaaaaaagagaaaccaAAAGATCATGATGATCTCCTCCATTGCTTCTGGTATTGCCGTACTCCTCGGTACTGCCTTAGGCCTTGGTCTCCActacaaaaacaaacaagataacaaaaagggaaccccAAACACCAAGAAAGAGCCATTACTTGGTGGATTGAACCAAAAACAACCAACCAAAGGCAGCAACATCCAATAA
- a CDS encoding hypothetical protein (encoded by transcript PVX_003560A) — MLKKYIVVIYANLLLKTAFNSSPFGALALAIQTDREPSNTREEIISVNYESEEQDPSEAFDYIEIVEYTDGGNVASVANDRYDNEQDVELQILNKSVRSEEERGTQKKEKEEKDVEEVEEVEEVEVVEEEYDDDEDSEKDEEKESEAESDENEMSGEYIVQEVNDDVIVVQENINSIDELEDSLDSYRSLYSIFFVEFETTETYLNKIINCATDEEKNELLEDHIGILQEMYENNKKHDNYRLPFELRDSMALRISDRLRDYCFSEPLTDSYVLTLKSIFSLELEVFKGLFYYVKHKSTYSEKKEVINDLELIKFYHEELVTDNGLFLTDEQLDNAAMRVSNFVNDIYFLCFSNCQDMLIFCQIREANDANITM, encoded by the coding sequence ATGCTCAAGAAATACATCGTCGTCATATACGCTAACCTACTGCTAAAAACTGCATTTAACTCGAGCCCATTTGGTGCGCTTGCCCTGGCCATACAAACAGACCGGGAACCGTCAAATACAAGGGAAGAAATTATTTCAGTTAACTACGAATCCGAAGAACAAGATCCAAGCGAAGCGTTTGACTACATAGAAATAGTAGAATACACTGACGGTGGAAATGTAGCAAGTGTAGCAAATGACAGGTATGACAACGAACAAGATGTGGAACTGCAAATCTTAAATAAAAGTGTCAGAAGTGAGGAAGAAAGGGGGACacaaaagaaggagaaagaagaaaaagatgtggaagaagtggaagaagtggaagaagtggaagtaGTGGAAGAGGAATACGATGACGATGAAGACTCCgaaaaagatgaagaaaaagagtcTGAGGCCGAAAGCGATGAAAACGAAATGAGTGGCGAATATATAGTACAAGAAGTGAACGATGATGTAATAGTTGTGcaggaaaatataaacagcATTGACGAATTGGAAGATTCACTTGACTCCTATAGATCTCTCTATTCAATTTTCTTCGTCGAATTTGAGACAACAGAAACGtacttaaataaaattattaactgTGCcacagatgaagaaaaaaatgaactcttAGAGGACCACATTGGTATTTTACAAGAAATGTatgaaaataacaaaaaacaTGATAACTATAGATTACCCTTCGAGCTACGAGATTCCATGGCACTCCGAATAAGTGACCGCCTTAGAGACTACTGCTTTTCCGAGCCCCTAACAGATTCTTACGTGTTAACATTAAAGTCTATCTTTTCACTGGAGTTAGAAGTTTTCAAAGGACTCTTTTATTACGTAAAACATAAAAGCACCTatagtgaaaaaaaggaagttatAAACGACttagaattaataaaattctaTCACGAAGAATTAGTTACCGATAATGGCTTGTTCCTCACAGACGAACAGCTAGACAATGCAGCAATGAGGGTCTCCAACTTCGTCAACGACATCTATTTTCTCTGCTTCTCAAATTGTCAAGATATGCTTATATTCTGTCAAATAAGGGAAGCAAACGACGCAAACATTACGATGTGA